CTGTATTCTGGATTTTCGGATTTTTGGGAATCGGCACGCAGACAGAGGTTTCGCACGCACTGGGAAAGGACGATCTGGAGCGGGCTTCCTCACTCGGTTGGATGGCTGCGGGTATTTCCGCTGTTCTTGGTTTAGTTATGGCCTTACTGGTTTCACCGTTTCTGGGGAACATCGCGGCACTTATGGGTGGCGAAGGAGCTGTGCGTAATCTTGCTGTCGATTACATGCGCTATCGGTTGCTGGGTGCTCCGGCATTGCTGGTGGTTCTGGCCTGCTTCGGCTCATTACGCGGCTATCAGGATATGCGTTCCCCGCTTTGGATTGCAGTGGGTATGAACGCCATCAACGTTGTCCTTGATTGGGGGCTTGTCTTCGGCAAAGGACCGTTCCCGGTCATGGGAGTGGGCGGTGCGGCTTTGGCCAGCGCGATCAGCCAGTGGATAGGTGCTGTCTGGGCAGTGCTGGTTGTGCGCAAGCATTATGGATTCAACACCGGATTCAGTCTGGCAGATGCCCGTCGGTTGTTTGTGATCGGCGGTGATATGTTCGTGCGGACAGGTTGTGTATGCCTGTTCCTGCTGCTCTGTACCCGTTTTGCCACCAAGGCCGGTGCTGAATCAGGTGCCGCGCATCAGGCAATCAGGCAGTTTTTTATTTTTCTGGCCCTTTTTCTGGATGCTTTTGCCATCAGCGGCCAATCTCTGGTGGGGTATTTTGTGGGCCGTTCTGACAGGAGAACCGCTCGAAAAGTTGCCGTGCTGGTCTGTAAATGGAGTTTCGTAACCGGAGTTCTGCTTACTATCGGCATGTATCTGGGACAACAGCCGGTGGCTTGGTTGCTGGTCCCGGAAGAAGCGGCCATGGTTTTTACCCCGGCATGGCTGGCGGTGACATTTTTGCAGCCGATCAATTCACTTTCTTTTGCAACAGACGGTATCCATCTTGGAACAGGGGATTTTCGCTATCTGCGTAATGCCATGATGGCATCGGTGCTGACCAGTTCCGTGGCGCTTTTTGTCGTCGACTGGATTCAGCCGCAGCAAATGTTGCTCTGGATATGGATTGTGGCCGGATTATGGACCAGTTTACGCGCTTTGTTTGGTATGATCAGAATCTGGCCGGGTATCGGGGATAGTCCTTTGAATGTTGATCATGATTGACAATGTAAGTGAACAATCTTATCAAGCTTTTGCCTGAGGCGCTCTCACGAGCTTAATAGGGAATCCCGTTAAAATCGGGAACGGACCCGCCGCCGTGAGTCCCGCAGATAATTTCATCCCATGAACTGGATTGATTCCAGTACAGTATGCCACTGAATTTGAATTTGGGAAGGCTGGATGGAATGGGACGAGTCGGAAGACCTGCCCGGGTGCAAATCACGATTGTTCTGACGGCTAACGGGGCTTTTAACTGTCAGAAATTGCTACACGTACTTCCGGTATGTGTGGTTTTACCATTCCCAAGCCCCCCAAATTTGAGGAGACTGTTATGCAGTGTCGTTTTGGGGACAAAATCAAGTTCATCCCCGCACTTCTTCTGGTTTGTTGTCTGCTGATTCCTTCACTTGCCATGGCCGGTCACGGTGAAGCCAAACCTGTTAAAAAAGGTATCCTGCTGGCTGCTTTCGGTTCCAGCATGCCGCAGGCTCAGGCTTCCTTTGATGCTATTGATGCCGCAGTGAAAAAAACTTTTCCCGGTGTGCCTGTCTATTGGTCCTTTTCTTCCGCTATCATTAGAGATGTGTTGGCTAAAGAAGGCCGTATTGTTGATTCCCCGGCTATGGCCATGACTAAAATGATGGATGCCGGATTCACCCACGTCGCTGTTCAGTCATTGCATACCATCCCCGGTGAAGAGTACTCTGGAATTCTTGAAACCGTTAAAGCTTTCGAAGGCATGCCTAAGGGCATGAGCAAGGTTACCGTGGGTAAGCCGCTTCTCTATACCAATGACGACATGCTGCGTACTGTTGATGCCATTGTTGCCAATATTCCTAAAGACCGTAAGGCCAAGGACGCGGTTGTACTCATGGGCCATGGAACTCCCCATGCAGCAAATATCTACTACCCCGCATCCCAGAACTACTTTTCCAAGGTTGATCCCAAGATTTTCGTTGGCACTGTAGAAGGTTCTCCTTCTCTTGATGATGTTAAAGTCCTGCTCAAGAATAGTAAGTCCAAAAAAGTATACCTCATGCCCTACATGTCCGTAGCCGGTGATCACGCCCGTAACGACATGGCTGGTGATGAAGATGATTCCTGGAAATCCGAATTGACCAAGGAAGGCTACAAGTGTGTTCCCGTTCTCAAGGGAACTGCTGAGTTTCCTCAGGTTGTTGAAATCTGGGTTGACCACCTCAAGGTAGCTTTCAAGCACCTTGGTGACCATTAATTAAAATCAGGCGGTGATGATGGTATTTATAGGTAATAGAAGGGCGCAGGCGGTTTTGGTACTGTCTCTGCTCGTGCCTGTATCCATCTTTGCCGCCTGTCTTTTCGGGGCCTATGGCACTGACTCAGTCCAGGTGCTGGCGGTTTTTAAATCTGCCCTCGGTATCGGGACGCAGAAGGTTGATCAAGCCCTGTCGTTCATTGTCATTGATCTGCGTTTGAGTCGGGTCTGCCTGTCGTTTCTGGTCGGCATGTCGCTTGCTGTGGCCGGGACAGTCTATCAGGGTATCCTGCGTAATCCTCTGGCCGACCCTTTTACTTTAGGCGTAAGCAGCGGTGCGGCCTTCGGTGCCAGTCTGGCTATTTTTTCCGGTTCGACTCTGCTCGGTGCGGGACTCTGGTCCAGATTCGGGAATCTATTCCTGCCACTGGCTGCTTTGGCCGGAGCAATGGCCGCACTTGGCGCGGTGCTCATACTGGGGCGTATCGGCGGCAGATTACGACGTGAAACCATGGTCCTTGCCGGGATTGTGGTGGCGACTT
Above is a genomic segment from Maridesulfovibrio sp. containing:
- a CDS encoding MATE family efflux transporter — encoded protein: MTNKQHPFEINPNRTLLTLAIPVLFSMVAEPLTGLVDTAFVAKLGPEPLASLGIGTVVFSSVFWIFGFLGIGTQTEVSHALGKDDLERASSLGWMAAGISAVLGLVMALLVSPFLGNIAALMGGEGAVRNLAVDYMRYRLLGAPALLVVLACFGSLRGYQDMRSPLWIAVGMNAINVVLDWGLVFGKGPFPVMGVGGAALASAISQWIGAVWAVLVVRKHYGFNTGFSLADARRLFVIGGDMFVRTGCVCLFLLLCTRFATKAGAESGAAHQAIRQFFIFLALFLDAFAISGQSLVGYFVGRSDRRTARKVAVLVCKWSFVTGVLLTIGMYLGQQPVAWLLVPEEAAMVFTPAWLAVTFLQPINSLSFATDGIHLGTGDFRYLRNAMMASVLTSSVALFVVDWIQPQQMLLWIWIVAGLWTSLRALFGMIRIWPGIGDSPLNVDHD
- a CDS encoding sirohydrochlorin cobaltochelatase; this translates as MQCRFGDKIKFIPALLLVCCLLIPSLAMAGHGEAKPVKKGILLAAFGSSMPQAQASFDAIDAAVKKTFPGVPVYWSFSSAIIRDVLAKEGRIVDSPAMAMTKMMDAGFTHVAVQSLHTIPGEEYSGILETVKAFEGMPKGMSKVTVGKPLLYTNDDMLRTVDAIVANIPKDRKAKDAVVLMGHGTPHAANIYYPASQNYFSKVDPKIFVGTVEGSPSLDDVKVLLKNSKSKKVYLMPYMSVAGDHARNDMAGDEDDSWKSELTKEGYKCVPVLKGTAEFPQVVEIWVDHLKVAFKHLGDH